The following are from one region of the Bacillota bacterium genome:
- a CDS encoding phosphatase PAP2 family protein: MLEQLQQVDLSLFYGINHAHHPIMDAVMLFVTDIKKTGILLLVLWAGLLWKGGSRGRTVALLLLPLILITDQLSSHVLKDLFDRLRPCEALERVRAIDGCRHSPSFPSSHAVNNFAAATLFALYYRGWVAWLAIGLAALVSYSRIYLGLHYPSDVLGGAFIGVLSALGVAWVWRAAARQAQKTLGSRDEPSIKTRGFRR; the protein is encoded by the coding sequence ATGCTCGAACAATTACAGCAGGTGGACCTCTCTCTGTTCTACGGCATCAACCACGCCCATCACCCGATAATGGACGCAGTTATGCTGTTTGTCACCGACATTAAGAAGACGGGCATCCTGCTACTGGTGTTGTGGGCAGGGCTATTGTGGAAGGGTGGGTCAAGAGGCAGAACGGTCGCTTTGCTGCTGTTGCCCCTGATACTGATTACCGACCAGCTGAGCAGCCATGTGCTGAAAGATTTGTTTGACAGGTTGCGTCCGTGTGAAGCGCTGGAGAGAGTGCGTGCCATAGACGGCTGTCGGCACAGCCCGTCGTTTCCCTCTTCCCACGCGGTGAACAACTTTGCCGCGGCAACGCTGTTCGCGCTGTACTATCGTGGGTGGGTGGCGTGGCTTGCCATTGGGCTGGCGGCGCTGGTCTCCTACTCACGTATTTATCTCGGACTGCACTATCCGTCCGATGTGCTGGGTGGCGCGTTCATCGGCGTACTATCCGCGCTGGGCGTAGCTTGGGTTTGGCGGGCAGCTGCTCGGCAAGCGCAGAAGACGCTTGGTAGCCGCGATGAACCGTCCATTAAAACACGTGGCTTTCGCCGGTAG